Proteins co-encoded in one Bacillus thermozeamaize genomic window:
- a CDS encoding ATPase — protein MHISFRTLKLHNYKSHRDLVVEFGPVTRISGDNAKGKSSILESISWTLYGTCPYGSKLDPSPIGYDYDEVKAELLLTVDGKDILLGRGLVKGKAKYWINEVPAKATEYEEVVKSMFDKDLFLALFNPSYFFSLHWEKQRSMLLQYVPAPTIREVVEHLPAPQAEVLTPLLKKWLLSDIEAIHRDNKNTKDKQYIAAKSRTKTLQEQLDAATGAAGNVDVMAAQKEIERLDTAIAEARQKIYEADQNNRRITELQGRIRALLEQRDRMKAQFPTLKNEPIEDTCRVCGQALQGEARARAEEDKKKRIEQFKAEFDMVVQERKQLEEELAAMEYIDVSEQLEEIRRLEQERMALVEGVRRFESLHELEQKLEQAKADEQATLESLRESTFILDAVKAFRAKEAELQAEKVQSLFTALSIRLYEQQKNGEIKPTFEIEYDGRPYSKLSLSEGIRAGLELRDVLSEQSGIIAPCFIDNAESITHFRRPKGQLIISRVVAGQELKIELGDAE, from the coding sequence ATGCACATAAGCTTCCGCACCTTGAAACTCCACAATTACAAAAGTCACCGCGATCTGGTCGTTGAATTTGGGCCAGTGACCAGAATCAGCGGTGACAACGCAAAAGGTAAATCCAGCATATTAGAGAGCATTTCATGGACATTATACGGCACTTGCCCATATGGCAGCAAGTTGGACCCGTCGCCGATTGGATATGACTACGACGAAGTAAAGGCGGAACTGTTGCTCACGGTTGACGGCAAAGACATTCTGTTGGGACGCGGTTTGGTCAAGGGGAAAGCAAAGTATTGGATCAATGAAGTTCCGGCGAAGGCCACCGAGTATGAAGAAGTAGTCAAGTCAATGTTCGATAAGGATTTATTCCTGGCGCTCTTCAATCCATCCTACTTCTTTTCGCTTCACTGGGAAAAGCAGCGATCCATGTTGTTGCAGTACGTTCCGGCGCCGACCATCCGAGAAGTCGTTGAGCATCTGCCTGCACCACAAGCGGAAGTGCTAACGCCTCTACTGAAAAAATGGTTGCTTTCAGACATTGAAGCCATCCACCGTGATAACAAGAACACGAAGGACAAGCAGTACATTGCTGCCAAATCCCGTACCAAAACGCTGCAGGAGCAGCTGGATGCGGCGACCGGTGCGGCCGGGAACGTAGACGTCATGGCGGCACAGAAAGAAATCGAGCGCCTGGACACTGCAATTGCCGAGGCGAGACAAAAGATTTACGAAGCTGACCAAAACAACCGGCGCATCACGGAGCTGCAAGGAAGAATCCGAGCCCTCCTTGAACAGCGCGACCGCATGAAGGCCCAGTTCCCGACGCTAAAAAACGAACCAATTGAAGATACCTGCCGCGTGTGCGGACAAGCCTTGCAGGGTGAGGCACGGGCCAGGGCCGAGGAGGACAAGAAAAAGCGGATTGAGCAGTTTAAGGCCGAGTTTGACATGGTAGTGCAAGAGCGCAAGCAGCTTGAGGAAGAGTTGGCGGCCATGGAATACATCGACGTGTCTGAGCAGCTGGAAGAAATCCGGCGGCTCGAACAAGAGCGCATGGCCCTTGTCGAAGGCGTCCGGCGTTTTGAAAGTCTGCATGAGCTGGAGCAAAAGCTCGAACAGGCCAAAGCGGACGAACAGGCGACGCTGGAGAGTTTGCGGGAGTCTACGTTCATCTTGGATGCCGTCAAAGCATTCCGAGCGAAAGAAGCGGAGTTGCAGGCCGAAAAGGTTCAAAGCCTCTTCACCGCGCTGTCCATCCGGTTGTACGAGCAGCAGAAGAACGGGGAAATCAAGCCCACTTTTGAGATCGAATACGACGGTCGCCCGTACAGCAAGTTGTCCCTCAGCGAAGGCATCCGGGCTGGTCTGGAGCTGCGGGACGTTCTGAGCGAACAAAGCGGCATCATCGCCCCTTGCTTCATCGACAACGCCGAGAGCATCACGCATTTCCGGCGGCCAAAAGGTCAGCTCATCATCAGCCGTGTGGTGGCCGGGCAGGAATTAAAGATTGAGTTGGGTGACGCCGAATGA